The stretch of DNA ataaaatactacattttagttccttcatttttgttacttcattaAACAAATGTATAATGCAAAGAGAAAAAGTGACAAACAACTGGGGGTGAtaagctgtcatttgtttccactttgtGTTATACCCAAAATTCCCCCGAGATATTATGAGTGCCCTAGTGTTCCCTGAACAATGAAATCAATAGGAAGccatagaaataaaagaaaaaaagagttaaaataggtagaatgagttttggttccaCATATGTTCTAAAATTGACCCCTGTGGCCATGTGGCTGCTTTCATTCCATTAAGGATACCtttgcttactgtgagtaatataacataatctagttttatgtacctcttttattgttcttatgtgagtattaaatgcatgaaagaTTAAGCTACCTTTCTATACATCTTTTTGTATTCTTAAACTGATCATTAAGGCAGAGGACCAATTGTTAacttatttgaatcccaccactgcagggaagccaggaggtggacATGAGGAGGGAGAGACTGGCAGGTCTGAGAGATAGCCAGGGAAAACTTCCAGGCAGGATTTGGAGTCTTATTAATTATAAGATCCTGGACATGttgcttaacctctgtctgcctcagtttccccaactgtaaagaTTGTATTTGCACTTATCTCCTAAGGTaggtggggatcaaatgagataaaaattgtaaagccATTAGCACAAATCCTGGAACATAGTGAGATTGTATGaatgtcatttgttttttgtttgtttaagaaATAGCAAAGAAGGCTAGTGTCATTAAATTTCAAAAAGGGGGTTGGAAGGAGTTCTAAGACAGAAGAGGAAGGATTGAAAAGGTAAGGAGATACTAAGTGAGGAAGGGCTTACTTTgccaaagaattttatttttgatccagAAGTTGTCCTGGATTCTGGGGTCTTTGGAGTCTATTGAACAGGGTAGTAACATAGTCATAtcttttctttacaaatatcattttgaCATCTGAGTGGAGTATGGACAGAGAGGAAAGACTTGTGGCATGCAGACCAACCAGCAGGCTATACAATAGTTCAGACACAAGGTAATGAGGGGTTGCATCAAGGAGGCTGTCCTATAGGAGAGAAGGGGGTGTATGcaagagaggaaaatatagagAGGAAAAATCAACAAGCTTCATTTGTCCATAGACACAAAGGGGCTAGGTGATTGAAATAGAATACAAAAGTAGAGTAATTTGTCTCCAAAGTCAGCCATCTTTCTATGGGTCCAGTCTGAGTTGGTTGGGATATCACTGTATTAAAGTTCGCATTTGACTTTATTTCATAGCAAAGATAAAAAGAGGCTAGAAATATCcttcacaaaaaccaaaaacacttCATAGTTGCACAGTAAATTGAACAACCTAACATTAAAGGGCAATTTATTCATAATCCATAGATTTGCACACAATTCTTCTGACtcccattttcatcatttttctagtATCTTCTTCATTAGGCTAAACTTTTTGTATTTGGATTTTATAGTTCAGGTCTGCATGCATGAACTTAAAGCAAAGATATGGGTCCTCATCCATGAAAAAGACTTTTAGACAGTAGGAATCATCAGATTTCAGATTTCTTAATAAAGCTACAAGTTTAGGACAACTTTATTGGACAACAATACACTGAGTGAGAACCAGTCAAAAAAATTGCTGCAATGAACTTGgtgttttaatatataaaaatatttagcatttgTGGAAGTTAAACAAACAAGTGAACAAACATACCTTTATCATGAAACATAAACAACATGGTTTAAAGAAAagagacatcaaaaaaaaaaatatggctcAATGCtattccttctgtaaaatgaaagagaagacatATATTATCCTAAAACAAATTTCTGACATCTCTTAAAGATGTTATCTTGTTTCATGTCAACATAACTAAAAGttcaataaaaacaatttcattcatttgaaatGAAATGGAGGAGAGAATGCCTTCTGAGGCAACcataaaaaaagttaatgtgTTTATTAAAAAGTAATAAGGCAAAAAAGAGCTCAACcagaatgaaaaacaatttttttcctccctgagAAGACCATGTAATTAAATCTTCCTATGTTAGGTCCTTCTCCACTTGCAGTattcatttcttctggaaatcttagtgttcattttttcctaattattttctttccttttcttttacagACTATACtactatttttaagtttcaatcAGAATATTTTAGAATTAACTTTCCTTATACTCTCAAGAGTCCTCCCAACTTATTTAGCAGAACATTATAAGTAAAATTTATTATAAGTCATTAAATAGGAAGAGCTTTCCATGTCTGGCACTATCATAGTATTGTACCACTCTACTGTAATAAATTCTTGTCAGACTGAGATTATCTGAGACTTCCTTCTAAAATTgctatgtatataattttataagaaGAAATAGCTTTCTCTAAAatgtgtttgtatttttatttcttttgagactAGCCGTTAAAAAACTATTATGTGCTCCACTGAAATCCTGACCCAGttataaaagacaattttagagAATTGTTTCAATCACTAATGTAATTAAAAGCATCAATTCCCACCAATTCTTTGGAAACTGATAGCTGACAGTAAATGTGGATGGATATAGCAAGTGTAAAGTGGTTAGAAAGAGATCTATTAAATTCTTCCTtgatgaaatgttattttttcaaggaTAAAAACTAAAGCACACCCAAGTTTTGGGAGGAATTTTCTAGCTGTATTGATCTCTTGAGGCAAAAATAAGAATCAAATCTACCAGCTACCTTTTCTGGACAGttactaatttttaaaaccaTATTCACTTACTGCATAACCCCTTTCTTAGTCTTGTTTTATATGTTGATGTGTTTCAAAGTACTGactttaaaagaagaataaaaaggtttTCTgaccttttctcctctcccccttttaATATTCCTTTACCCCATTGTGCCCCTCATCCATCCTTGACTTAAGGTTCTTCACTGTACTGATTTGATCATCTATGAACTACTCTTAACACTGAAACAAAATTCCAGGTGAACACAGTGGCAAGTGACCAtgtatgaacacacacacacacacacacacacacacacacacacacacacacacacacacaaacatcatGCCTGGAAAAGTTACCACACCAATCCATCCAATCTGGAAATCCTTTAAGGAAAACAGACAGCTTCTACTTATGGAGGAGACTGAATTTATGTGCAATCTTTCAGAGAGTTTCCCTGAATGTTCAAATTGCCACATACTATTTTTTCCTTAGAGCTCATCACAGAGTCTAGGACCAGGGGTTTTCTTGTGGAAGAAGACCAATGCTGCTGTGCTGGCATATGGTACCTGATGCATCTCCAAAACTTTGTCTTAGCAGATGGGGCTTCTTCCATGAAGTCCCCTTTCCATCGTATGACACCATATTTCTGTTTGAGGTATTTAATAGATTCTGGCATATTTCCataactcttaattttttttagttcaaccAGGATGATTTTAATTCCATCTTGGACAAGCGCATTATACATAGCTATTTGCTGTTCTGATGTGTTTCCCAGCCAATTGTAATTTGATTGCTCTCCAGATAAGACAATAATCAGTCTTCTACTTTTCATAATGTTATCGTTGGTAACCATGATAGCATCTGAAAAATACAAAGTATAATATTGATACAGGGAATCATGGGCATAGGGAACAttttaattagaaacaaattgtGTAATCTTTTGCATTGTTAAAATCTTGTAAATCATACTGATCCTCATAACCCTCTGGATTGTTAAAATACTTCACTTTGACTTCCAGTCTGAACTCGGCCATGTCTCACTGGTAAAGTTAAGCTAAAtgtcaatcatcttttttaaattttttgcaaggcagtggggttaagtgacttgtctaaggtcacacaagctaggtaattattaagtctctgaggtcaaatttgaactcaaatccttctgactccaggacaggtgctctatccactgagccacttagctgctcctagATGACAATCTTAAGACCAACCTGACCAGAAACAAACTCTCCAATAACAAGACCTTCAACCACTCCTCAAAGGCAAACTCTCCAAAGTAGGACTAGAACAACTACTCAAACACTGCCTTTTCACATGGATCCTGAGGCGGTGGAATTTAAGGAGACTCTGGCAGGTACTAAGCCTCTTCTATCCTTCTGATAGCTGGCCTGCCTgattaatctgcattattaaaattaaaaaaaaacccaagttgGCCTTTAACTTCTCTGTTGTGAAACTTGTACCTCAATTTTAGTGTCCCCAGAATTCACTGTGGAATCAATCATTAAACTCTGCTTTAGCTCTTGGGGTCAATCAATTCCTTTATGACCCCTTTCCCTAGTCAGGTATATCACTTCGGGAAACAGCTAAAAGAGACATGGTCTTTAACTTCTCTTaactttctctatcattttctttgtgtTGTAATAGTTTCCtttcgttttgttttgttctgttctgttttgttttgttttgttttgttttgttctgttctgttctgttttgttttgttttgttttgtttttaggtttttgcaaggcaaatggggttaagtggcttgcccaaggccacacagctaggtaattaagtgtgtgaggtctgatttgaactcaggtactcctgactccagagcagatgctccatccactgtgccacctagctgccccattgtaatagtttcttaataaatctcttttttttcttgggtTGATTCAGTGATTCCTCACAGGGAAAAAATCCAAAATCCTGCAACAATATGTTAATCAAAGCTTCAAGTCATCATTTTTAACCTCTTTTCCTACTTATGTGATCTCTCCCCTTTGCAATTCCCAGACATTCCCCTATTCAAAAAGCTTTAGTGGCTAAAAGACAACTAATCAAtcactaaataattattaagtgcttagtaggagccaggcactttgctaagtatAGGGGATacaagagacaaaagacagtccctgccctcaagttaTTTATAATCTAAGGAGACATCCAACTGCTTAAAGGATGAAATACAAATTCAATGTTCCCTTATTATCTATTCCcctagaatgcaaactccttgagaacaaggatttttttttcatttctatctttgtataTTTGTAACACAGTCCCTAAAAAAACTGCTTGTTGACTAACCAATGATCTGGCTCTATCCTATAGAAGTAGAGGAAATGTTGATcagaaaaaagttttataattttctctctctgcactgatcaagttttatttttagcattacTTAGAGTAATATAAACTCTGCCCCCCCATCCCATCATTCAGCTTACAGATAAGATTAACAAATTTTTAGTAAAGCACTTTGTTCCCCACCCCAACTCCTAGCAAATCCCTGTACCCTAGGCATAAAATAAACCCCTATCGACAAAACAATTTTCTCTACCTtaacctgaaaggattaagtctttgtgCTACCACCCCTCATCTGCATATCCCTAATTACCTAATTTTTGCTGAGTTATTGCTCCAATAGcaaattgcttcattttcctacccccttttaaaacatttaaggcaatgaagtttgagtgacttgcccaaggtccacagctaggtaattattaaaggtctgaggctgaatttgaactcaggtcctcctgactccagggttcacCTAGCTATCCCATCTTCCTGTCCCTTTAAAAGCTCATTCATTCCTCAGTTGAGTTGCTTGTCTTCTGGATGAAGCTAATCTTGGGAAATGTGATTCCTGGGGGATCTCCCAGGTTTCTCATACTActatacctttccttactgctcaTCCTCACATGGTGGCTTATGTCACTCTTGTTACTGATGCAACTGTTGCTGCTGCTAGTCCCTTTAGAGTATCAGTTTCCTACCTTTGCTCTTTCTTTCCCTTGGCTTTTGCTGATCACAGGGGTACTTAAACCTTTTAGGCTCTGAGATTTCTTTTGAGTCAGAGTTgctcttttacatgaattctttcatataCTACCCAGACTTTAGACAGTTACATTTTCCCCCAGCATCATTACCTTTCCTATCTTATTGAACATTACAGTCTCAGTCAAAATTGAGTTTAAATAGTCATATCATCCATCCATTCCAGGAATATACTCTCACCAGAAAAAATTCTTCTCATCTGTCAGGACTCAGTTTAGGTGCCATTTCTTTCACAAAACCTTCTTCCTCTCAGCCTAAAGAAATAATCTCTCCTTCTCAAAGTTTCCTATAGCACTATTTctgaataccttaaaaaaaaatcatagttccAAGAATCCTCCTATGAGGTCATCTTGTCGAACCCATAGTGGAAAAGAGAGCATGGAGTACATATCCACTAAGACAGACCACCGATCCACTTAGGCTAGTTTCAattattggtttgtttttttcacttttttccttccagCCTAAATCTGCCTTTTGGTAACATTCACCTATTGCTCTTAATTCTTTCCTCAGAGACCAAAcagaattcttctttctctttgtattcctggCATGGTTCCTAGCACATAGAGCAcacttaaaatgctttttaaatttaattgaatagcATCCCTCAGACTACTTGAAGAGCAATTACATCTTCCCCAGTCTAAACAATttgagagaaataataatttcctcTCGTattaatatctatttaaaaaattggaaagaacttaggttttttcctattttcttgttTCCTTGTCCAATCTCTGATGAAAGATGGGATTAGCATTCTGATTATTGATTCTCCAGCCAATTAGCTCAGATTTGCATGGAAGATATAGTTTCTATGTCTAAATTGCTCAAGGATGGGAATATTCTGGGTACAGGCATAGTTTGTCCAAAAGTGACATGTCACTCTCAACCCCTCATTAGAATGAACTCAAGTCTCTTTGTAAAGTTCACCTCTCATTCTAATTGCTAACCAATTGGAATTGATTCTTACCCTCAGGAGCACTCCTCTTCCAAGGCTATGAGTTCACTACCATAATGGTCTTTGGCATTCCAGAgaatccttttattaataaacatgcttacattattaaaaaatgattaaattatgtCTCTCGAATTTTTAAATGTCACCATTGCCAGTCTAATTCTCATCTAGCATGAGATTAAGGTCTTTTGTCATCTGGGTAATGCTCTTCTGTAGGCTATACAATTTAGCTATGTCCTTCCTAGAATATGGCACTCATAATTGAGCACAATCCTCTAGCTGTGATCTGATGATGGTAGCAGAACACTGTAAGACTAGCATTTCCTGTTCAGGATACTATCTATACCTCTCTTAGTAGAACCTCAGGTAATACATTTTAGGTTACCACAAAACTTAATATGTCAAATCATTTTGAGCTTGTAGTCCTCCAAAAATTTTAGATCTTTTTTCAGTGTCTCATTTATCAATGTCTCATCTTTTACTTGTCCTATTGATCCGTATTAcaagagaagaaatttaaaagattatttttaaaaattttttttaaaaagttccaaatTTTAACTGTGTAGGTTATGAAAGATTGCAgagattcatttctttctctaacttactGGTCATCCTTGAGAAAGAATGCTCCACTTCCATATCcatgttcatgaactctgaaattcctttatataATCATAACCTTCTGTCATTCCATCTTTCTCTGTGCTTTATTTCACCTAATCctgttcttccttttccttgtAACTTCTAATCCCTTTGTTTTTCCAGTCTATCAcactcctcccttctctcccttgacctcttggtgaaccagttcaactctatACTATTCTCTGCACTAAAGCCCCTTCCCCTTGTTCCTATATTTAATTGAGTCTTGCCAAAACCCAAATTTGAATTATTCTTATCATTCACAGCCTTCACTACTATTCACATACTGCTGCAAAAGGTTAGGAAAAAGTCACAGAATCCATGCTGGCTGAACCCACTACAAATTTGTTGCCTAAATTCAACTGGACCCTCATTGCAGCAAGTTACTTCCTTAATTGATTTGCTTTCCCATAAAATAAAGAGGCTATTGCAAACCTTCTAATTTCTTCTCAAGGCTATCATCCCACCACTTCACCCCTTTCTCCCAGCTGCATTGAACCCAGACCATTCACTTTACCTTTCTCCCCTCTGCATTGAACATCAGTCAGACAACTTTCCCCACTATCTCCTTAATTTCAGAAGAAGTGGCCCTCTTCATTGCCAAGGTCAGTCTTTTTTACATGTTTTCTTGATCCTATTCCTTCctgtcttctccagcagattttCACCTGTCATCTCCATTTCTTACTAATCTTCAGTCTTGCCCCATCTACTGGCTGATTCCTTGCTGCTTCCAAACATAACCATGTTTCttttattcaaaaagaaaaaaaagaaaaattttttacttAACCCTACCATCCCTATTAGGTATTATTCAATATCTCTTCATTTCTTGGCTAAAGTCTTTGAGAAAACTATCTACATTGACTCACTTGTTTTCTCTATCTATTCTATTAATCTTCTGAAATCTGATTTCTGATCTCAATATTTGATTGAACcaacttttccaaagtcaccaGTTATCTTTTAGTTGATAAATTTAAAGTCTTTTTCTTAATCCTCTCCACagcttttttttaactcaagCACCAACTTCTCTGGGATATTCATCCTCTTTAGATTTTCATGCCATATCTCCCTCCtatttctcttcttaattctcCTTGACTGGtcctttttagttttctttgttgtcactgtttttgttcagtcatttttagtcaaaTTTGGCTCTGTATAATccaatttatgattttcttggcaaagatactacagtggtttgccgtttctttctcagatcatttttaaagataagaatcTAAGGCAATCAGGATTGAGTGACCTGTCCAGCattcacacagttactaagtatctgaggccagatttgaatttaggaagatgagtcttcctgactccaggtcagcatgctatctactgagtcaccaattaattctttttcttttttagtggggttttttttttgcaaggcaacagagttaagtggcttgcccaaggccacacagctaggtaattattaagtgtctgtggtcacatttgactccagggccagtgctctatccattgtaccacctggccaccctTACCAATTAATTCTTAATCTGGGTCATGCCAACTGAGAATTCCCTAGGACCCCTTCAACTTTTCCCTGCACATTATCTCCATTGGTtatttcatcagctcccataaGTTAAATTATCTTCTCCATGCAGATAATTCCCAAATCTGTATATTGAGCTCTATCTTCTCTCCATAAAGTGTCTTAGCTATATAAAACTTAAGGCCTTGTATACATGTCAAACACAACATGTCCAAActagaactcattattttttcccccaaatcttctACTCTTCCTTTGTTATTATTGAGATAACCAATCTCATCTCAGTCACTCAGGTTCACAATCTCTTTGTCAATCTTGACTCCTCTCTCACACTCACTCCACAAATCCCACCTTTTGCCAattatttcattccttcctttaaaACAAGGGCAGAAACTTTTGGCAATAAAACCGGGAAAGCATTTGGTCTGGAGGGACAActgcaggtgggactcaaaattcaataaatttaggggatttttaattaattaaatctttgaccaaaaaaatagcaggctaatttttaagttgataattttgtatgacctgtGAGTGATATAAATATCAAAGGCCCTTGATGGAAAAAAGGTTCTCCATCCCTGCTATACAACATCttacctcttttccttctctctctactCATACAGCCCCCACCCTTGTAAAGACTCTCATCATCTGCTGCAGGGATAATTGTTGTAATAACCTATTCCAATCATTCTCTATTCAGTTATCAAAGTGACTTTCTTAAAGTGCATGTGTGGCTATGTCACATCCTATGGTTCCCTATTACAttgaagatcaaatataaaatattcagttTGGAGTTTTCAACAACTAGGTCTTTTACAACTAGGTGATTTCTTATCTTGTTACACTTTACTACCTTCCACCCTTCCACATATTTTATGATCCAATAATAACTGCCTTTTTATTGATGCAACGCGTAGATTTGGAGTCAGCAAGTCTTAAATTTAAATCCtctctcagatatttactagctatgtgattcttggcaagtcacttaacctctctaatcctcagttttctcatctacaaaatagggaaaataatagcacctaccttgataggattattatgaggatcaaatgagatagcatatgtaaaatgttttgcaaattttaaagtactttataaattctaGCTAGCTAGGCACTGGTGGTGGTGCTGGAGCTGATAGTAGTGGTGACAGTAGCAGaagaaatagtaatagtagtagtaatggtatgaccctatgaaatttaaaatattatataagttCTTCATTCCCCAGTTTTAAACATACCTTCTCCAACAAGGTCATCCCTTCCATAGATAAATAGATTATATCCACATTGATTTTCTAAGACTTCAGGCAAAATTTTAAACACAAAGATGTCTGAGATGTAGGTGGATCCTTCTCCAAAATTTTTTGGATATAATACATATGCATCATATTCTTTTCCATCTgaagctaaaggaaaaaatatatttagaattcaAAAAGCTGACCCTAacaaatagagataataaaaaactTCCACTTCCAAATTAGTATTGATTGTTTTtggaatatgaataaaataatagcCACTACAAAAAGTCTCTTTATTCAAATGTCATTAAGTTTTCTTAAGTATTCTTATTTCTTTCGAAATGATTGAGTCATCAATTTGGAAGCATCATTTTACCccttctttctaaaaaatatcaaaagggaaaaaatcaaaaaactttatattttaagTGACATCATTATTTTTGTCCCACTACATTTAACATTATGCATATAAATGTTATGATTATCTCAGCCAAAATTAGTGACctagagttttaaaaataagtaaataagataATTCAGAAGatttcatgaataaattataacatacatttttattttaaaagtgtcAATGGCAGAAAATATACAGGCATCAACTCTTTTCTACTTCAAGTGTAAAGGCTGTGATGCAAATAATTGAGATctaaaagaaattcagttttgGGACCCCTTAGCAGAATTTCTATAAGAAGTTTGTGACTTTCCAATCACTCTCTGTCCCAAATGTCTCACCCATAAATTTCACCTTCTTGTCCTTTAAGTAGACTGATGAGTGATTATTtcatggtttttttgttttttttcccctatgaagATTAATAACTAGAATTCATCTGGGATGCTCCCAAATaagttaatttctttctctggcagTTAGATAGCGGTATCAATCCTTGACTGCTACACTCCTATCCCaacaaagaagttttaaaatgaagaaaatttcagTTACTGGGCTAAAGAGATTTTTACCAGTATGATTTACATTCTATGGATAAAATTCTATAACTTCAAAGTGATATAATATaatctttattaaaatattcttatctGTAAATCTATTAAATATGATCCATGATAAACTTTAccaacttaaaaaacaaaacaagcaacaacaaaaatctggCAGTCACTTCCTTGTCTAATTTACTAGTATTCAAAGATATTGaacaggaaaaaatgtaaaatttaccTTTCTTCAGGAAATATGGATGGCAAGAATACCTATACAAAAGCACAATTTCAACCTTGAAAAATTTGTAGAGAAATATGGAGAATGTAATTATTAACACCAAAGAGATGAATCCTCCAATCAGATGCATTCTGGAATCTGGGACTacctcagaaaagaaagaaaatgcaagtATTAAACCTGAAGTCATGGGACTTTAAGCACAGAATCACCAACAATATCTGAATGAAACGATAATTAGGTTTAATTTCTCTGGATTCTTATCACGTCAAGTCTGTTGTTTCCATTATATAATCAAAGCTTCTATCCACAATTTTCCACCAAAAATCATGTTATTCATAGACAGGTTGTAGTCTGCATCAATAATGGAGTTTGCATagcaaagaaataatattttaaagtattgaaCTAAAACACAAATTCATCTTGCTAGTAGGAAATGATCTTCATGAATTACTGTTCAAAAAAAATCTCACCAAGTAGTCAACCTTCTGGTGGTGAGTCTATATACACTTAGCCAATCTAGTCCTCAGATTCTGGGTTCAAACTGGTACCTTCCAGAGCTTGTACTCTGATGACAGTCTTTGAGAACCCAGGGTCACTTTCAGGCCATGACAAAAGACTTTTTATGTaataacataaatttataaaaaaaatgtaaatttataaatttacattttaaaaatatataagttgggggacagccaggtggcccaatggataaagcaccagccctggagtcaggaggatctgagttcaaatctgacatcagacacttaataattgcctaactgtgtgactttgggcaactcaaggttttaagtccattgccttaaataaatataaatttaaaaaaaaagaaaatataagttgGAAGGCGGACTGACAAGTTGAAACCTAGCTTAACTGAGATACCAGCTTGACCAGCTGTTATTAATGTCGATAACAAGACTTCTTATTCTAGTAGTCAAATATGGTCTTTAACATGATTCTTTTGACTAAATCACTTCCCTCTTTCACCTAGGAAGAAGGGTAGGTTAGAAATGTGAGGAGTTGTTCTTATAAAAGCcttctttctcttgatattttcATTGTATATGTCAGGGTtgtccaactttacttttaaaagtttttattgaaacaatagacaatatattttgatttgccattttagtgagagcactgtggtagcttggcttcatttactaaagcatttggTAAACCTACAACGGCTGCATAAAATTGCACTGCAGGCTGCATGGCTCTACCAGCATAACCCTAATatgttataaaaacaatttttttcctgctctttCAGTTCCTACAACTACTACGCCTAACCTcctaagaaaattaatgaaacatttattttcataagATCATTTGGAGTTCAATTTCATAAACACAAATGCTTCACTAAAATCACAAATAAATCATAATCACTACAGGGACATTGAAAGGACCAACCAAAAGCTCTTTTTGTTGAGTTATTTCAAAGTCTCCAATAGCCTGTCAGTTGACACATATGACCTTAATTATTAACCAAATTGCTTACCTGGTGGTATCAAGGCAATATATGTTGTAGCTATACCATCCTCGTTGATGACCCAGCATGAAAATGGGTATAAATAATGCCTACTTTCCACTTTTAAAATGACAAGCCTGGAAACCCTTAAAACAATGTCAGTGTTCATATCATTTAAATTTGGAAGTCtattgaagaaagagaaaaaaataagtctaGTTAAGAAAACTTCAATGCAAATAATCTTAATTTATTTGGTTTCTCTTTTTTCACTAAAATAAATTTCTGC from Macrotis lagotis isolate mMagLag1 chromosome 6, bilby.v1.9.chrom.fasta, whole genome shotgun sequence encodes:
- the LOC141491357 gene encoding interleukin-1 receptor type 1-like — protein: MMTLFWYACFIVLFISSLEADDLKDCMEVEDIFVLVILEDELAVHQRNLRVFGPHSNISWYESDGKTVISMDQNSRVHQHREMLWFVPAATKDSGYYYHVERNSTHCRKEKVNIEILKKHPGKCYDALSEYKQRLLPGPGGFLVCPLLDTFKDEKHNLPNVHWYKDCKPLAGNEKFIVQNENLYLSDVQKEDEGHYTCLISYSYMGKHYNVTRAIHLNVVGTAKKNIPVILTPENKTMEVELGSQLVLDCNFTTQRTDLQYWTWNESLANNEPNITWFEFSLPNLNDMNTDIVLRVSRLVILKVESRHYLYPFSCWVINEDGIATTYIALIPPVPDSRMHLIGGFISLVLIITFSIFLYKFFKVEIVLLYRYSCHPYFLKKASDGKEYDAYVLYPKNFGEGSTYISDIFVFKILPEVLENQCGYNLFIYGRDDLVGEDAIMVTNDNIMKSRRLIIVLSGEQSNYNWLGNTSEQQIAMYNALVQDGIKIILVELKKIKSYGNMPESIKYLKQKYGVIRWKGDFMEEAPSAKTKFWRCIRYHMPAQQHWSSSTRKPLVLDSVMSSKEKIVCGNLNIQGNSLKDCT